A region of Periplaneta americana isolate PAMFEO1 chromosome 16, P.americana_PAMFEO1_priV1, whole genome shotgun sequence DNA encodes the following proteins:
- the LOC138691219 gene encoding piggyBac transposable element-derived protein 4-like yields the protein MGTENTSNICKWLDEDLDVGIENESDDESNKEDLLNEVHDSNSEQDNEEEDDDYGDGDERLMSINDGNCYTGRDNTTIWQEEPVSLRGRRRAQNIVIHLPGPKRAAKNARTHTECFDCFIDQTIINVIVRCTNIYIEKVKRNYGRDRDCKLTNDVEIRALLGILYLAGALKSGRLNVRELWDKNGTGIESIYLTMTYNRFQFLLRCLRFDNIHDRQERKEIDKLAAVREVFELFVQNSQRCYIPSEYVTTDEQLVAFRGRCPMKVYIPTKPAKYGIKIFAMVDVKTYYTHNLEIYAGIQPDGPFHQSNSAHAVVKRLVHPIKGTGRNVTTDNWFTSIPLCLDLLENDKITLVGTLKKKQKRNPSSFHNYSRQGS from the coding sequence atgggcacggaaaatacaagcaatatttgcaagtggctagatgaagatctggatgttggcattgaaaatgaaagtgatgatgaaagcaacaaagaagatcttttgaatgaagttcacgattctaattcagaacaagacaatgaggaggaggatgatgattatggtgatggtgatgaaagactaatgtctataaatgatggaaactgctatacgggaagagacaacactacaatttggcaggaagaaccagtatctctacgagggagaagaagagcacaaaatatagtgattcatttaccgggccctaaaagagctgcaaaaaatgcgcggacacacacagagtgttttgactgctttattgatcagacaataatcaatgtaatagtaaggtgtactaatatttatattgaaaaagtgaagcgtaattacggacgtgacagagattgcaaattaacaaatgacgttgaaattcgagcactcttaggtattttgtatcttgctggtgctttgaaatcgggaagactgaacgtaagagaactatgggataaaaatggcacaggtatagagtcaatttacctgactatgacctacaatagattccaatttttgttacgatgtctacgctttgataacattcatgacaggcaggaaaggaaagaaattgataaactggctgctgtacgtgaagtgttcgagttatttgttcagaattcacaaaggtgctacattccaagcgaatatgtaactacagacgagcagttggttgcattcagaggacgatgtcccatgaaagtgtatatacctactaaaccagcaaaatatgggatcaaaatttttgctatggtggatgtgaaaacatattacactcataacttggaaatttatgctggtattcaaccagatggtccatttcaccaaagtaacagtgcacatgcagtggtgaagaggctggttcatcccatcaaaggaacaggaagaaatgtgaccaccgataactggttcacgagcatacctctgtgtttagatcttctagaaaatgacaaaattacacttgtaggaaccttgaaaaaaaaacaaaagagaaatccctcctcatttcacaactactcaagacagggaagttaa